One window from the genome of Eublepharis macularius isolate TG4126 chromosome 15, MPM_Emac_v1.0, whole genome shotgun sequence encodes:
- the LOC129343014 gene encoding collagen alpha-1(III) chain-like encodes MKPNWPCLAAALSKPAPSRQLWPSPPCPACRSPPRAPSAACLPARQPLSKRCNACSPTEGGLGLLGRGAPGPRMPHGEGAERQRQGGAPGGRLGGPACLPGGAAQRTACPPPCLAPNRCTSLEPPPRHLQDPSRPSRADLPGGTTGEATRPRLRPPAPSKACRRGQASPPPPRRAPSPRREFRRRRRPRWPSLPSPAPAGRAGSGRRGSPARIRRRPRFAARGQQERAGGGGRDGGATPARPAGPSQPGRGGSAQDPPAEQRPRQLRPSPEAAAAAPLAPPPPGLQLPQGPPAATPPAAQAPPPPPGWEGGAAAAEPEQEQGPPRAPPLGGMEAPNGRPATPHSPGARQREERGAGCARRSRREEPRWRRRGQRGAEGRGLAGRSPLLPTPALWPCAERDEPRAVPEPLLAESPGRTGDAGAPRLAGLCAAAPRPRPFAVRRESRRERRGIEETEERARRVRLRAAGTGPNPPPEPGPGQSSPQAPGERQPQTRRSWPGLGRRPEGRSSSRGAGGAGHGSPGREEGREGGTGRARRGESREPSCRARVPGAPLPASCPPCVLAEAGSGPGRAPAPFPCDFPCWAVSAEGPPRQRGSCRAPRPLTYFEV; translated from the coding sequence ATGAAGCCTAACTGGCCCTGCCTGGCTGCAGCCCTTTCTAAGCCAGCACCAAGCCGCCAGCTGTGGCCATCGCCCCCTTGCCCGGCCTGCCGCTCTCCACCGCGGGCGCCCagcgctgcctgcctgcctgcccgccaaCCTCTGAGCAAGCGCTGCAATGCTTGCAGTCCCACGGAGGGAGGGCTCGGCCTGCTCGGGAGAGGCGCCCCAGGCCCGCGTATGCCCCACGGGGAGGGGGCCGAGAGACAGAGACAGGGGGGGGCACCGGGGGGGCGCCTGGGAGGACCAGCCTGCCTTCCGGGAGGCGCAGCTCAGCGcactgcttgcccccccccctgcttggCCCCCAACCGCTGCACGAGccttgagccccccccccggcacctGCAGGACCCCTCTCGGCCCAGCAGAGCGGATCTCCCGGGCGGAACCACCGGCGAGGCGACCCGGCCCCGCCTCCGGCCTCCAGCCCCAAGCAAGGCCTGCAGGAGAGGCCaggccagccccccacccccgcggAGAGCCCCGTCCCCTCGCCGGGAGTTCCGCAGGCGGCGGCGGCCTAGGTGGCCTTCGCTTCCAAGCCCAGCTCCGGCCGGCCGGGCGGGCAGCGGGCGGCGGGGCTCTCCGGCGCGGATCAGAAGGCGGCCCCGCTTCGCTGCCCGCGGACAGCAAGagagggccggggggggggggcgagacgGCGGCGCGACCCCGGCCCGCCCCGCGGGCCCGAGCCAGCCCGGCCGAGGGGGCTCCGCGCAGGATCCGCCGGCCGAGCAGAGGCCCCGGCAGCTCCGCCCGAGCCccgaagccgccgccgccgccccgctcgccccccccccgccgggaCTACAACTCCCACAAGGCCCCCCGGCAGCCACCCCGCCGGCCGCCCAGGCGCCCCCACCGCCTCCGgggtgggaagggggggcagCGGCGGCGGAGCCGGAACAAGAGCAGGGGCCCCCTCGCGCCCCCCCCCTCGGCGGAATGGAAGCGCCCAACGGCCGCCCGGCCACGCCGCACTCACCTGGCGCGCGGCAGCGGGAGGAGCGGGGAGCCGGGTGCGCGCGCAGGTCGCGCCGGGAGGAGCCGCGCTGGCGGAGGCGGGGCCAGAGGGGAGCGGAGGGGAGGGGCCTGGCGGGCCGGAGCCcgctcctccccacccccgccctcTGGCCATGTGCAGAGCGCGACGAGCCGCGGGCGGTCCCGGAGCCGCTGCTAGCCGAGAGCCCCGGCCGGACCGGCGACGCAGGCGCTCCCCGGCTGGCGGGGCTGTGTGCAGCCGCGCCCCGGCCCAGGCCGTTCGCAGTCCGCCGCGAGTCTCGGCGAGAAAGGCGGGGCATCGAGGAGACGGAGGAAAGAGCCCGGCGGGTGCGCCTCCGGGCTGCTGGGACGGGCCCGAACCCGCCTCCGGAGCCAGGCCCGGGGCAAAGCAGCCCGCAGGCGCCGGGCGAGCGGCAGCCCCAGACTCGCCGCAGCTGGCCGGGGCTCGGCAGGCGCCCGGAGGGCcggagcagcagcagaggagccggtGGCGCCGGGCACGGCAGCCCCGGacgggaagaagggagggaaggaggaaccgGCCGGGCCCGGAGAGGCGAGAGCCGTGAGCCGTCCTGCAGGGCTCGGGTGCCGGGCGCCCCTTTGCCTGCCTCCTGCCCCCCGTGCGTGCTGGCCGAGGCAGGCAGTGGTCCAGGGCGCGCTCCCGCCCCCTTCCCCTGCGACTTTCCGTGCTGGGCAGTGAGCGCGGAAGGGCCGCCGCGCCAGAGAGGCTCATGTCGCGCCCCGCGCCCATTAACTTACTTTGAAGTTTAA